In Poecile atricapillus isolate bPoeAtr1 chromosome W, bPoeAtr1.hap1, whole genome shotgun sequence, one DNA window encodes the following:
- the LOC131591936 gene encoding cyclic AMP-dependent transcription factor ATF-4-like encodes MSFLNNEMLLGDSISPFSQPCSVAEESLGLIDDYLEVAEPLGSHGFSSDKAKAVSSNWLAVDSLGNTIDSSQEDAFSGMEWMVEKMDLKEFDFDALLGMEHLEATVSPDELMATLEDSCDLFNATIQEFHNKELPLINNVTTHLPESPVGADPMAPLASLWSLPFSPGSLTSTPDHSFSLELGSEVDVLEGERKWECPTVVVVITKSEKEEENHSDDSGICMSPDSYLGTPQHSPTNSVGSPNGNQFPADAPCGSVRSKPYDHPAEKVVSAKVKGEKKIDKKLKKMEQNKTAATRYRQKKRAEQEALSGECRELEQKNQALKEKADSLSKEIQYLKDLIEEVRKAKGKRTRVPE; translated from the exons ATGAGCTTCTTGAACAACGAGATGCTGTTGGGGGATTCAATATCCCCCTTCAGCCAGCCGTGTTCGGTGGCTGAGGAAAGTCTGGGACTCATAGATGACTACCTGGAGGTGGCCGAGCCCCTCGGTTCGCATGGGTTCTCCAGCGACAAGGCTAAGGCAGTCTCCTCCAATTGGCTTGCTGTGGACAGTTTAGGCAACACCATAGATAGCAGCCAGG AGGATGCCTTCTCTGGCATGGAGTGGATGGTGGAGAAGATGGATCTGAAGGAATTTGATTTTGATGCCCTGTTAGGTATGGAACATCTGGAAGCCACCGTCTCACCAGACGAGCTGATGGCCACGTTGGAAGACTCGTGTGATCTATTTAATGCTACCATCCAGGAATTTCACAACAAAGAACTTCCACTGATAAATAACGTAACCACCCATCTCCCTGAATCCCCAGTTGGAGCAGATCCAATGGCTCCATTGGCTTCCCTTTggtctcttcccttttccccagggTCTCTGACTTCCACTCCAGACCACTCATTTAGTTTAGAACTAGGTAGTGAAGTGGATGTtctggaaggagaaagaaaatgggaGTGCCCCACTGTTGTGGTGGTGATCACCAAGTctgagaaagaggaggagaacCACTCTGATGATAGTGGAATATGCATGAGCCCAGACTCCTACCTGGGAACCCCCCAACACAGCCCCACCAATTCAGTTGGATCCCCCAATGGCAACCAGTTCCCTGCAGATGCCCCTTGTGGCTCTGTGCGGTCCAAACCATACGATCATCCTGCAGAGAAGGTAGTGTCAGCAAAggtgaaaggagaaaagaagataGATAAGAAACTAAAAAAGATGGAGCAGAATAAGACTGCTGCCACACGTTACCGGCAGAAGAAGAGGGCGGAACAGGAGGCACTGTCTGGGGAGTGTAGAGAGTTGGAGCAGAAGAACCAGGCCCTGAAGGAGAAAGCAGATTCCCTTAGTAAGGAAATTCAGTACTTAAAAGATCTGATAGAAGAGGTCCGCAAGGCCAAGGGCAAAAGAACTAGAGTTCCCGAGTAG